The sequence below is a genomic window from Echeneis naucrates chromosome 13, fEcheNa1.1, whole genome shotgun sequence.
tcctctgcttctccctagagtctgtctatctgaagAGCTCGgtctgctgggcccccagctactattacttcttctaacccaaatccactgactggatcttactgcctcatctgtcatttccttcactattttcctcaccctcagtccgcttcctcctaactccttcaacaaagcaacagcagatcttgctacaaaccctctacatcctacttccactggacaaatcctgaccttccatcctcgctgctcagcatcttcaatgcctgcagctaagctttttaaaaccaggttatgtcgccacgtatatcggccttgtgagagactaatcttacaaccggacaagatgtgttttagagctgcagcacctgaacacaacgaacataacgggtctccatttacccagagttttaggttctggggagttggcaatacgtcatatgttgcccctatcaaatATCTAACagtactttcctccatactccacagctctttccaactaagctttttcttctctacaccttcccagttcaaccactgtccctgcttatcctgagccactgccctcgcactccttaatatttcctcctgtctacgaacctgctctacaattagcttcctcttctctttgggatctgctctactccacaccggtttgcctgggccaagccccaagcctcccaggcctatctgtacattacccacaatctctgtatgcctaagagatgcttttgcttcctgcactgccattctatCAACATTTTATCAAGTGACAACTGAAAACTATTCcaaagcatttattatttatgcatttagattttatgGACTTTGAGGATTCTATCCCtttctttccatattttcaGGGCTTTGGTGGCAGTTTAGTAGTTTATATACAGCAATCTCAGTTAAAGCAACATATTagtaattttaaaggaaattgtcatttgaatttctaaacaaaaacaaggacactGCAGTACTCCATTTGTGCGCAGGGCACAGCTGATGGGGGGCGACATGGTGTTAATTTTCACTGTCCCAGTCTTTAAAGTCAGCATGCGTAGCCCTCCATCTTCAGGCTGCACAGAGCTCAGTGAGCAGCATTCCTCCCAGTTGCAGTAGACAGGATTTTGGAAATTGCTGTGTTCAGTGTACCACAATATCACTTCAGAGAGGAGTGGATAAAAGCTTTGGGTAAAtaatccagtttttgtttttgttaatgacaATTTAAGGGACTTTTTGGGGTGACACAAACTTCTGCGTGCTTGCTTAGAAAACACACTTATGGCAGACAACAATTCTCTTGTTCTTCTTGAATCGCTGCAGCGGCACATAAATTACAAGGTCATTATTGTGCAGCTCcttgtgatgatttttctcagcatcaaCTTGTCGCTCATTgtaaccttttttcaaaaagagtgtttctacacaacCGCACGTTATATGctatttgctgttacattactgTCAGATAGTTTGTTGTTATTCATGTCTGATATCGTTCTCATCCTCAACCATTTTCGTATTGCCTTTCAAACGTGGCTGTGCCTCATTATCTCTATGGTGGTGTTTCTGTATACTACAgtcacaccagtgactctgacagcaatgactctggagcgttatgtggctgtttgtatgccgctgcatcatggagagctctgctccacacgtaatactattaactgtatcctcatcattcatgctctcagctctgtgccctctatttttattttctccactttctttggatctgcatccctaaaACTTTACACCCAATATCACATCtgttcagtggaaatatttatgattcacttatggcagcaacatctgaggtcagctatataccaattacagtttttgatcatgtgcatcatacttgttttttgctatgttaaaataatgaaagtgtccaaagctgcatcaggagaggataagcagtcatcaaggaaagggctcaggacagtggctcttcatggtttccagctgctgctctgtcttatCCAGCTGTGGTTTCCCTTCATAGAAGCTGCTTTGTTCCACATTAGTTTTACTCTATTTAACAATGTCAGGTATTTTAACTACATATTATGTTATCTTGCACCCAGATGTATGAgtcctctcatttatggcctgagagatgaggttttttttaattctctgaaATACTTTGCCTCATTTGGCTTGTGTAAAAGAGACATTATTTAATATGTTagaatttctcttcctttcagcATTTATAACAGACGTGGATGATGCTCATGAACAACGTGCCAGTGAACTTCTAtctgtttttcctgaaaaccacagtcttgtttttactttaagagATCAGGTCCTATTTCATGTGTTAACATTTAGTGGGCTATTTCACAGCCATCAGTAAAATCTATGTACATAGAGCAGCATAGTGATAGATTGGGGTATGAAATGCAGCACGTGATCAAATTCTCCAGTTAATATCTTTATATTGATGTCATTGAAGTCACAGAGTTATTGGTTTTGGGATTTGAGTCTTTAAAACAGCATATTAGATGGTGTAAATCTTTAGCATATATGATACACCTGATGTTGTCTAACATGTAGTAAAACCTTTGCTTGTTTGAGTCCTCTCATCTACGGCTTCACATGAGGTTCTCTTTGATGCCCTCAAATACTGTGTCTCCTTTGGCTCGTAGGTGCAAAATACTATTTGATCAATTTGAATAACAGTTATTGGCTTCCTGTGTGTAGATATAAACACGTCTTGCATGGATTGAAATGGGCTTTATGGGTGTGTTCACGTTATTGTAATAGTAATTGGCATTGATATTGAATCAGATGATTAGCAactattcattacttttttatgAATAGTGCAGaacagttatgtttttttttgttgtgtacgttgttgttttgttgtaagttTAAGGCAGAACGTGTCTTTGCTTCATGGTCttacgttttgttttgataaatcaGATACTGATGGTCCtatttaatctgtaaaaagctGATGTGTCATCAGTTACAGAATTCAGCCTGCCTTTGTCCTCAATCTGAACCACTGACACAAAGGCTGAGAGGaaatttaaatctgtagtttcaTCTGTATTAAATCTTCTAAAGTCTTCATGATTTAATCGTTTAAGCTCATGTTTTGCTTCCCTCATTAATAGTTTGTATACCGTCATAGTTTTTGAATTGTAGTTTGGAGCTGCATATTAAAGATTTTGGCCTTTTAATGTACTTTCTTTGGAACACCTGgaacctttaaaaataaaatgatctcacccatcttttttttgatgttttaataaaatacaaatgaagcagagaatCAGAGCAGGTTACTGATGTCTACAAGAAGTGTTTGGCTAAGCTCTTCCTGTTTGCAGAGCTGTGAATGACTATTCTTCGACAAGATGGTGGTCCCAtctcaattagacaaaaggtccaatctctgaatgtatatttatttatttatttagtgtgaaacaacaataaacacaaaaagaacaaataaaaacaatgacacaatcaCAATTAAAAAAGCGTATAAAGGTATCCAATGttataacaaaacataaataaaaatattgaaaacaaaaaggaaaaagcagcatcCAGGTAACAGTTTCAGCTCGCCTTTAGAGAAGACTGGTACTGAGAAAGGCCAAGTGCCGattctgttccttctctttaATTATTTGCCGTGTTTTTGAGAAGATTCCCTCAGAGGGGATGGATGGTATGGAATTACCATATTTTTCGCACAATAAGATGCActtaaatccttaaatttaaggcagtgcgccttatgtatgaaatcttgctgtgcttactgacctcgaaccaactTTATGTGgcacactgcgctcaaaaatctgtcaaaatgttttattgcgactttggtaagcgacGAAGCCGTTCCACTTGATGGATTGTGGGAGCATTCTCAGATGGCACAGGGGCGTTGTGTTAACggtggtccttggttggatatgggttgacaacgttagataactaattatgtagtgcaagttcgacttacctgactgttgtttcactttatatatgttttatcatgcaccTTATAAGCCggtgtgccttatgtatgaaaatagacctgttcattgatattgcaccttataatgcggtgcacCTTATGGTCCACAAAATACGGTACTTTTGAACCAAAATATGCAAActaattttataaaatatcaaacaaaaatacaaatttgagagagaataaaacaaaaccaagccaaaaacaaactaatctCAAAATTAAAACTCATGAGTCGCAAACAAATTATCTGGCTTATTGTGTATTGGAAGTATTGGAAGTAAAGTAAAGTATcagtcttttcattttatgtccTTTTGTTTACAGTTCCCTTTGCGTCTTTCTCACTGCTGgctttgcagttgtttttcctGATCTTTTGGATTTCTGACACAAACCTCTCGGGTGGGCGGGTTCTTTAAGGGGTGCCTCGCTGTTGGCTAATGAGTTTTTGAGTGACGGCTCCATTGCTGGAGAGCTCACTCAGTGCCCCGGAAGTTGCTCAGCGCATCAAGCTCTGGCGCCACCAAACagacatgtaaacacacaaacattataTATGTGTTGTCTGTGTCTTGTGTCAAacgtgttgttgttttgtcatgCTCTGGTTAGTAAGTTTATATTGAATTGATCTTGGCTAACATTAGCTATTGCTATCAATAACGATTGCTAGCTAgctaaccacacacacacacacactggtactAACGTTGCAGAAAATCGAGCAGTGTAGGTaggattttatttgtaatgaagTATTTTTACATGTGGCATCGATACCTTTGCTTAGGTAATCTGAGTACTTGGGGTCACAGAATCTGCTGGTTGACCAAATTCACTGTAACATCggcctgttttcttttctggatAATTTGCCATGAGAATCACTGCAGGCTGAATGTATCTTGATATgagatatattatatattatatatagatatattatgACATATGACTTTTATATAGTTTTAATTGACAATGAGAGTTTGGGAGATGTATGATTTCATATAACTATTCACACCTTTTTCTGTgatatacataaaaaataccAACACcaaaaaatctgatttcttccttttttctttgattcctGTTTGAGGATGTTCTGCTCCACTACTTACAGAAAAAGTTCATAAGCAAAAATCAATTTTGTTGATtgagtggaaataaaataatttagacCCAATAACATGAACAGAGTAACATTAACTGGAGGTACAGAGTGGCCGAACATCACTGATATTGTAATTCTGGAGATAAacaccttttttctttataaCCACCATTAAGTCCAAGGTTGATGAACACTTAAACACAGACTATGACTATAATTTAGTTAAATAGCAGACACAGCTACCGACTGTGATTTATCCAATGTTATTTCCTTTATACAACCCAAAGGAGACATATTTTttcagtgcatgaaagaaaacttcatctctgaggccataaatgagaggacTCAAGAATTTTGGtacaagataaaataatatatagttGAAATATCTCacatgataaaacacaacaacatcaatcTGAAGCAATGCAGCTTCTATGAACGaacaccacagctggatgagacagagcagcagctggaaaccatgaagagccactgtcctgagccctttccttgatgactgcttatcctctcctgatgcagctttggccactttcattattttaacataggaAATCACAACAGGTATTAGCATGATCAAGAAGTAAAACTGACTTATAGCTGACCTGAGATGGTGTTGCcataagtaaatgaaaagaaactccACTGCACATAACTGAAATTGGTTGTAAAATtttagggatgcagatccaaagaTGGTGGAGAGAATAACAATgcagggcacagagctgagagcatgaatgaagaGGACAATGTTTACATtattacgtgtggagcagagctctccgtgacgcagcggcatacaaacagccacataacgctccagagtcattgctgtcagagtcactggtgtaaCTGTAGTATACACAAGTGTCAAAACACtgataatgacacacaaccaaacctgAATC
It includes:
- the LOC115053111 gene encoding odorant receptor 131-2-like; translation: MADNNSLVLLESLQRHINYKVIIVQLLVMIFLSINLSLIVTFFQKECFYTTARYMLFAVTLLSDSLLLFMSDIVLILNHFRIAFQTWLCLIISMVVFLYTTVTPVTLTAMTLERYVAVCMPLHHGELCSTRNTINCILIIHALSSVPSIFIFSTFFGSASLKLYTQYHICSVEIFMIHLWQQHLRSAIYQLQFLIMCIILVFCYVKIMKVSKAASGEDKQSSRKGLRTVALHGFQLLLCLIQLWFPFIEAALFHISFTLFNNVRYFNYILCYLAPRCMSPLIYGLRDEVFFNSLKYFASFGLCKRDII
- the LOC115053112 gene encoding odorant receptor 131-2-like; its protein translation is YVAVCMPLRHGELCSTRNNVNIVLFIHALSSVPCIVILSTIFGSASLKFYNQFQLCAVEFLFIYLWQHHLRSAISQFYFLIMLIPVVISYVKIMKVAKAASGEDKQSSRKGLRTVALHGFQLLLCLIQLWCSFIEAALLQIDVVVFYHVRYFNYILFYLVPKFLSPLIYGLRDEVFFHALKKYVSFGLYKGNNIG